In Crinalium epipsammum PCC 9333, the following are encoded in one genomic region:
- a CDS encoding KilA-N domain-containing protein gives MNSITHELNGVLVKQRVTDGYINATALAKAYEAATGTRKDVRNWLLTERAKAYIEYLSAKTEIHVLELVQVKKGGNVSGTWIHPKLAIPFATWLSIEFEFQVSEWVEEWLATGAIKAEHLQVRLSGKSTRRQLTDAIKSYIDRHPELSENSRHWLFVNISQRVSLMVFGRKTNKLAEDLNISKERLRDALTGNNGDTGW, from the coding sequence ATGAATAGTATCACTCACGAACTTAATGGTGTCCTGGTAAAGCAAAGAGTGACCGATGGATACATCAATGCGACAGCGTTAGCAAAAGCGTATGAAGCTGCAACAGGGACTCGCAAAGATGTGCGGAACTGGTTATTGACGGAACGCGCAAAAGCTTACATAGAGTACCTTTCAGCCAAAACAGAGATTCATGTATTGGAGTTAGTTCAAGTTAAGAAGGGAGGTAATGTCTCTGGCACTTGGATTCATCCAAAACTTGCTATTCCATTTGCAACCTGGCTTTCAATTGAGTTCGAGTTCCAAGTTTCAGAGTGGGTTGAAGAGTGGTTAGCCACTGGCGCTATCAAAGCAGAACACCTGCAAGTTAGGTTATCCGGTAAGTCCACCCGCCGCCAACTGACTGATGCAATCAAAAGCTACATTGACCGCCATCCAGAATTGTCTGAAAATAGCCGCCATTGGTTATTTGTTAACATTTCTCAACGAGTCAGTTTAATGGTTTTCGGTCGCAAAACCAACAAACTAGCTGAAGATTTAAATATTAGTAAAGAGCGTTTGCGCGATGCTTTAACAGGTAATAACGGCGACACTGGCTGGTAA
- a CDS encoding AbrB family transcriptional regulator, with product MAELATTPLTGKALLQKVKELSNVPRRETAKACGYYTTTKENKVRVNLADFYDALLTAKGVAIESPKDGRGREASYRVSVHQNSQIVIGANYTSELGLTPGDEFEIKLGYKHIRLVKVENGEIESESVVS from the coding sequence ATGGCTGAACTAGCAACAACTCCTTTAACCGGAAAAGCTTTACTACAAAAAGTTAAAGAGTTATCCAATGTCCCTCGCAGAGAAACAGCTAAAGCTTGTGGTTATTACACCACGACGAAAGAGAATAAAGTTCGTGTTAATTTGGCAGACTTTTATGATGCTTTATTAACAGCTAAAGGTGTGGCTATTGAATCGCCCAAAGATGGTCGTGGTCGAGAAGCAAGTTACCGTGTCAGTGTTCATCAAAATAGTCAAATTGTTATTGGCGCGAATTATACATCTGAATTAGGGTTAACCCCAGGCGATGAGTTTGAAATTAAGCTTGGTTATAAACATATTCGTTTAGTTAAAGTAGAAAATGGTGAAATTGAATCTGAATCTGTGGTTAGTTGA
- a CDS encoding helix-turn-helix domain-containing protein, with product MKWGRVFDEIVSNYGISAKDLSKRTGVSEITISRFRRESQLIGTDKLGLLLDALPVDARLDFFEHLLGSASNIKPKQQSIFYLVEDLPDEDASTVAASIIRRIPSVYFPSILAALADRLRTGEFQPVIDAASSELNRGKISNSSSYGKVS from the coding sequence ATGAAATGGGGTAGAGTTTTTGATGAAATAGTATCTAACTATGGAATTAGCGCCAAAGATCTTTCAAAAAGAACTGGCGTATCCGAAATTACTATTTCAAGATTTAGACGGGAAAGCCAGTTGATTGGTACAGATAAGTTAGGTTTACTTCTAGACGCTTTACCTGTTGATGCGCGTCTGGATTTTTTTGAGCATTTGCTTGGTTCTGCATCAAACATTAAACCCAAACAACAATCAATATTTTATTTAGTTGAAGATTTGCCAGATGAGGATGCTAGTACTGTTGCTGCTAGCATTATTCGACGCATTCCTAGTGTTTATTTTCCTAGTATTTTGGCTGCGTTAGCCGACCGTCTCCGAACAGGAGAATTTCAACCAGTTATTGATGCAGCTTCTTCAGAGTTGAATCGAGGAAAAATATCTAATAGTTCTAGCTATGGTAAAGTTAGTTAA
- a CDS encoding CHC2 zinc finger domain-containing protein, which translates to MSKFIPTRRGNNCPICGDYSGDCRIVGEVVLCHSSVDTDALVAGWRYLHADKSGVWGVYVPDTGSEGKSWQDIAEQRNQRRQLEREQLTAKSLPARERNQQYRAIAKQLNLSRKHRQHLLEHRGLTQSEIDLAVSQGWLRTWIPGQEVFGASPNLAGINPNGKHTLLGVSGISIAALDINGCIVGHQIASDEREKFAKYIWLSSASRSGSSPHLPNGELPLFIWKHPLSASISEVHYCEGSLKSLLVALKLWSQGRTDIVVVGASGGNFASSPQILKTIQSISTKKQCLLYPDAGAIANRQIMLQYSSLYTLLHSSGYELQVAWWGQFTKDDSDIDELPDTATFELITHAQFEALAIVKTEVHNDFCVSDSKQSYYCFHCQTGGNTIKFLMDFDKKSFTDVVLGLAQKHQIPVEWDVENPKRLSLLTVKFVKAKTDIYKIISERIPLHQYGKDYRGACPFHNQKATPFDSISTLFKNLKTKLDNTFRGFGKSFVKPITKPKPQEVKINIPTPSAYQKLGHPHIIYDGDILKTWQKASELGYKAVLDKSATGVGKSHAAGDALPSCFGVDKIFYLAADHTNPTTLSVEVNFGNVLPRNNGFKEDESRLTPLGHPFKVHPKKDEQPDTPGNCYRAPLFHTLAGKNLSGIEQSNESPICATCDLAGACKNSKGNGYGFRAERSVAFSYDRLRAHPDSMPNTKESEYEKWMGIWDEAGRLIKSTKLIDVKLADFDKTWAELEAKLPQHHTTLTYLRRSLRSFLTGELKQPYHGWNDAEIRERLPPAPDNILLLADEIENELSPEIDKILKQSDSVDFRGNAGKGVSKATRSLIRSTLRKEAYTESSKNLDSVLLNWLPQFLRIWGGEKGAFRCQWSVLTIANRDKKHADIVKAFNFNVFLDATVDPDTLALRLGIQRHELLVIEKLKPTYQNLRIIQVGGFGKLGKERSDSLDQRVQLFQAWLRQKHSDIDFIDWLAFSDFAHFREGRGSNQFINHSTLASLGIPYQNIGALQMEYQTLTGKSPEGEEFQAFVDAHVQEEIVQEVGRLRSHLAPDQDKTFYFVADYDIDFLALELPGVKIELIDVINLCPEAASEGNQTKWGILQALKQLHEQSVKVTSDVVAAAAGISQPYLSKIAKPFGGWKRLEKILLLLLNKLYSVSNIFSSSEQELLDKPESELTDSEYKELKDLEAIKFMATQYLPLAFNEPEIDVPAEVNMVVESFGWKAFEQIVGLMPIQSFAKLLGILINMLPSSVVEEFRGAIAFDDEKMEVTG; encoded by the coding sequence GTGAGTAAGTTCATTCCTACCCGTCGTGGCAACAACTGTCCTATATGTGGCGATTATTCTGGAGATTGCCGGATAGTTGGTGAAGTAGTACTTTGTCATAGCAGTGTTGATACTGACGCACTCGTTGCAGGTTGGCGCTATCTCCACGCTGACAAATCAGGAGTTTGGGGAGTTTACGTTCCTGATACAGGTAGCGAGGGAAAAAGCTGGCAAGATATAGCAGAACAACGTAATCAACGTAGACAATTAGAACGAGAACAACTAACAGCAAAGTCGCTACCAGCACGTGAACGTAATCAACAGTATCGTGCGATCGCCAAACAGCTAAATCTCAGTAGAAAGCATCGACAACATTTATTAGAACATCGTGGCTTAACGCAATCTGAAATTGACTTGGCCGTATCTCAGGGATGGCTTAGAACATGGATTCCAGGGCAAGAAGTATTTGGCGCATCACCAAATTTAGCGGGTATTAATCCCAATGGCAAGCATACCTTACTAGGGGTATCAGGTATTAGTATCGCTGCATTAGATATCAATGGTTGCATAGTAGGTCATCAAATTGCATCAGATGAGCGCGAGAAATTTGCTAAATATATTTGGTTATCTAGTGCATCTAGAAGTGGTAGCAGTCCACACTTACCCAACGGTGAACTACCTTTATTTATTTGGAAGCATCCTTTATCTGCATCAATAAGTGAAGTTCATTATTGCGAGGGTAGCTTAAAATCACTGCTCGTTGCTCTGAAACTTTGGTCGCAAGGTCGTACAGATATAGTTGTAGTTGGTGCATCGGGAGGTAATTTTGCTAGTAGTCCCCAAATTTTAAAGACTATACAATCAATATCCACCAAAAAACAATGTTTACTTTATCCTGATGCTGGTGCGATCGCCAATCGTCAGATCATGTTGCAATATAGTTCACTTTATACTTTATTGCACAGTTCAGGTTACGAGCTACAGGTTGCTTGGTGGGGTCAATTTACCAAAGATGACTCAGATATTGATGAATTACCAGATACAGCAACATTTGAGCTAATTACCCATGCTCAGTTTGAAGCTTTAGCAATCGTCAAAACAGAAGTACATAACGACTTCTGTGTAAGTGATTCAAAGCAAAGTTACTACTGTTTTCATTGTCAAACTGGTGGTAACACCATTAAGTTTTTGATGGATTTTGACAAGAAATCATTTACTGATGTTGTGCTAGGGTTAGCCCAGAAGCATCAAATACCTGTTGAATGGGATGTAGAAAACCCCAAGAGATTATCACTCTTAACTGTTAAATTTGTCAAGGCTAAGACTGATATTTATAAAATAATATCAGAACGTATTCCGTTACATCAATACGGCAAGGATTATCGAGGCGCTTGCCCATTTCATAATCAAAAAGCTACGCCATTTGATTCAATTTCTACACTTTTTAAAAATTTAAAGACTAAGTTAGACAACACTTTCAGAGGTTTTGGCAAGAGCTTTGTTAAGCCAATAACTAAGCCAAAACCTCAAGAAGTTAAGATTAATATTCCCACACCATCAGCTTATCAGAAGCTAGGGCATCCACATATTATTTATGATGGTGATATTCTCAAGACTTGGCAAAAAGCGTCTGAATTAGGATATAAAGCAGTTTTAGATAAATCAGCTACAGGTGTAGGAAAATCTCATGCTGCTGGTGATGCTCTACCATCATGTTTTGGTGTAGATAAAATATTTTACTTAGCAGCAGATCACACAAATCCAACTACTTTGTCAGTAGAAGTTAATTTTGGGAATGTGCTACCTCGTAATAATGGTTTTAAAGAGGATGAATCACGGTTAACACCGTTAGGACATCCATTTAAAGTACACCCTAAAAAAGATGAACAACCGGACACGCCTGGTAACTGTTACCGCGCTCCCTTGTTTCATACCCTCGCAGGTAAAAATCTCAGTGGTATAGAACAATCAAATGAATCACCCATTTGTGCGACGTGCGACCTAGCAGGCGCTTGTAAAAATAGTAAAGGGAATGGCTACGGGTTCAGGGCTGAACGCAGTGTCGCATTTTCATATGATCGCTTACGCGCACATCCTGATTCAATGCCCAATACAAAAGAAAGTGAATATGAGAAATGGATGGGTATCTGGGATGAAGCTGGTAGGCTCATTAAGTCAACAAAACTGATTGACGTAAAACTAGCAGACTTCGATAAAACTTGGGCAGAACTGGAAGCAAAATTACCGCAACATCATACTACATTAACTTATCTCCGGCGATCGCTGCGATCATTCCTCACAGGAGAATTAAAGCAACCTTATCACGGTTGGAATGATGCAGAAATTAGGGAGAGATTACCACCAGCACCGGATAATATATTACTTCTAGCTGACGAAATTGAAAACGAACTGTCTCCTGAAATAGATAAAATTTTAAAACAATCAGATAGTGTAGATTTTAGAGGTAATGCAGGCAAGGGAGTATCAAAGGCTACACGCTCACTTATTCGCTCTACCTTGAGAAAAGAAGCTTACACAGAGTCAAGTAAAAATCTCGATTCAGTTCTGCTTAATTGGTTGCCTCAATTCCTACGTATATGGGGTGGTGAGAAGGGCGCATTTAGATGTCAATGGAGTGTCTTGACAATTGCTAACCGTGACAAGAAACACGCTGATATTGTTAAAGCATTTAATTTTAATGTGTTTCTAGATGCCACTGTAGATCCGGATACTCTAGCTTTGCGCCTTGGTATCCAGCGCCACGAATTACTGGTAATTGAGAAGTTAAAACCAACTTATCAAAACTTGCGGATAATTCAGGTTGGTGGATTCGGCAAGCTTGGTAAAGAACGCTCAGACTCTCTCGATCAACGGGTTCAGTTATTCCAAGCTTGGTTAAGGCAGAAACATTCAGATATTGATTTTATAGACTGGTTAGCTTTTAGTGACTTTGCCCACTTTAGGGAGGGTAGAGGGTCAAACCAATTTATCAATCATTCCACACTAGCCAGTTTGGGAATACCTTATCAGAATATCGGCGCTCTACAGATGGAATACCAGACGCTCACGGGTAAATCTCCAGAGGGTGAGGAGTTTCAGGCTTTTGTAGATGCTCATGTGCAGGAGGAGATTGTTCAGGAAGTTGGCAGACTGCGATCGCACCTTGCCCCTGACCAAGATAAAACTTTCTACTTTGTCGCTGATTATGACATCGACTTTTTAGCTTTGGAGTTACCAGGTGTAAAAATTGAATTGATCGATGTAATCAACCTCTGCCCTGAAGCTGCATCGGAGGGCAATCAAACTAAGTGGGGTATCCTTCAGGCATTAAAGCAGCTTCATGAACAAAGCGTCAAAGTTACCAGTGATGTCGTTGCTGCTGCTGCTGGTATCTCTCAACCTTATCTTAGTAAAATTGCCAAACCTTTTGGCGGTTGGAAGCGACTAGAAAAAATATTACTACTGCTATTAAACAAACTATATAGCGTTAGTAATATTTTTTCTTCGTCAGAGCAGGAGTTACTAGATAAGCCAGAATCCGAGCTAACAGACTCCGAGTACAAAGAGTTAAAGGATCTAGAAGCTATTAAATTCATGGCTACTCAGTATTTACCTTTGGCATTTAATGAGCCTGAGATTGACGTACCAGCCGAAGTAAATATGGTAGTAGAATCCTTTGGTTGGAAGGCTTTTGAGCAGATTGTAGGATTGATGCCTATTCAATCATTTGCCAAGCTACTAGGCATACTTATTAATATGTTGCCTTCATCTGTGGTGGAGGAGTTCAGGGGGGCGATCGCCTTCGATGATGAAAAAATGGAGGTGACGGGATGA
- a CDS encoding DEAD/DEAH box helicase family protein: MRETYHFFRNGIKSVLAYAPTGAGKTVISSQMIVDAVNKGRRVMFCCHRKKLIDQTQQTLAAMGIESGIIWADHPTDYSKPVQICMIQTIQNRELPPDIGLVIFDECHSSIYYQIAWDIITHYSGGIFALSKCYFIGLTATPWRTKYKEGFCQFFQALVRAPDPIELVNMGYLSRPRLFGYGGLLDFEKLETNNLGDYTQSSMQAVCNEEYNAEVIKYFLQICPERKTIAFCASVFQAYNLAEQFNELGIKSEVVVGTTSDSGREAIYQRFATGETQLISSVACLCEGFDEPSVQAAIIARPTRSQALLIQMCGRALRLHPSKQDAMLLDFGECFKRVCKPTSKLKISLCPRPKPLIETQVKECFNCHEMIPVFCKICPECGYEFSGDGDDDDESDSGEPPIFGELLSEEELRQLRYIRSQMKRAYKAGRNPARIKMLFREKFKYFPPDDWFVGAIFGGKNPTANKTIYLDFLYQIRPTAPKLWIRDMMQLEFGRPGRRYQNSKGKTYTATRNNLERKHWWMVLEVEPGSSFKEIKQSYRKLVKRWHPDICGDAKAKDMMTLINHAFEKAKRFCES; the protein is encoded by the coding sequence ATTCGAGAAACTTACCATTTCTTCCGCAATGGTATCAAATCAGTTCTGGCTTATGCTCCTACCGGAGCAGGTAAGACAGTTATCAGTTCCCAAATGATTGTCGATGCTGTCAATAAAGGACGGCGTGTAATGTTTTGCTGTCATCGGAAAAAGTTAATAGACCAAACTCAGCAAACTTTAGCCGCAATGGGTATTGAGTCAGGCATTATTTGGGCAGATCACCCAACTGATTACTCAAAACCCGTACAAATTTGCATGATTCAAACCATCCAGAATCGGGAACTACCACCTGATATTGGATTGGTAATCTTTGATGAATGTCACTCCAGCATTTACTACCAAATTGCTTGGGATATCATAACACACTACTCAGGAGGGATATTTGCGCTTTCAAAGTGTTATTTTATCGGACTAACTGCAACACCTTGGCGAACAAAATATAAAGAAGGATTTTGTCAATTTTTCCAAGCATTAGTGAGAGCGCCCGATCCCATTGAATTAGTTAATATGGGATATTTATCCCGTCCGAGACTGTTTGGTTATGGAGGATTGCTAGATTTTGAAAAATTAGAAACTAACAATTTAGGAGATTATACACAATCTTCCATGCAAGCAGTTTGTAATGAGGAGTACAACGCAGAAGTTATTAAATATTTTCTACAAATCTGCCCAGAACGTAAGACTATCGCTTTCTGTGCCAGTGTTTTTCAAGCTTACAATTTAGCAGAACAATTTAACGAACTTGGCATTAAATCTGAAGTTGTTGTAGGAACAACTAGCGACTCGGGACGTGAAGCCATTTATCAAAGGTTTGCTACTGGCGAAACTCAATTAATATCTAGCGTTGCTTGCTTATGTGAAGGATTCGATGAGCCAAGTGTCCAAGCTGCTATCATTGCCCGTCCTACCCGTAGTCAAGCACTTCTAATTCAAATGTGCGGACGTGCGTTAAGATTGCATCCCTCAAAACAGGATGCGATGTTATTGGATTTTGGAGAATGCTTTAAGCGAGTCTGTAAACCGACCTCAAAACTAAAAATCAGCCTTTGCCCACGTCCTAAACCGTTAATTGAAACTCAAGTTAAAGAGTGTTTTAACTGCCATGAAATGATTCCCGTGTTCTGTAAAATCTGCCCAGAATGTGGCTATGAGTTTTCAGGAGATGGTGATGATGACGATGAATCAGATTCAGGCGAACCACCGATTTTTGGTGAACTGCTTTCCGAGGAAGAACTCAGACAGCTACGTTATATCCGCTCTCAAATGAAAAGAGCATATAAAGCTGGTCGTAATCCTGCCAGAATTAAAATGCTATTTCGTGAGAAGTTTAAATATTTTCCCCCTGATGATTGGTTTGTTGGCGCTATCTTTGGCGGTAAAAATCCGACTGCTAACAAAACAATCTATTTAGATTTTCTCTATCAAATTCGACCAACTGCACCGAAACTTTGGATTAGGGACATGATGCAATTGGAATTTGGTAGACCAGGGAGGAGGTATCAAAATAGCAAAGGTAAAACCTACACAGCTACTCGTAACAACCTAGAACGTAAACATTGGTGGATGGTGCTGGAAGTAGAACCAGGTAGCAGTTTCAAGGAAATTAAGCAGTCATATAGAAAATTAGTAAAACGATGGCATCCCGATATTTGTGGAGATGCGAAAGCGAAAGATATGATGACATTGATTAACCACGCATTTGAAAAAGCTAAAAGGTTTTGCGAGAGTTAG
- a CDS encoding papain fold toxin domain-containing protein: MSQLSEEEIFQEIGKIIQRFDLYQCDACARAILQWLQANNIQGKILKLKTATRRDGYILSWRLERQDITNSITQTGVHYGVEVLGRVFDNLSVEGMTREDWLNDFDCPSHQFILTELDSL; the protein is encoded by the coding sequence GTGAGTCAGTTATCTGAGGAGGAGATTTTTCAGGAAATAGGTAAAATTATTCAAAGATTTGACCTGTATCAATGTGATGCTTGTGCCAGAGCTATTTTGCAATGGTTACAAGCCAATAATATCCAGGGGAAAATTCTCAAATTAAAAACAGCTACTCGGCGAGATGGATATATTTTAAGTTGGCGTTTGGAACGTCAAGATATTACTAACTCAATTACGCAAACCGGAGTTCATTATGGAGTAGAAGTTTTGGGAAGGGTTTTTGATAATTTGTCGGTAGAGGGAATGACGCGAGAAGATTGGCTCAATGATTTTGATTGTCCTAGTCATCAATTTATTCTGACTGAGTTAGATTCGTTATAG
- a CDS encoding restriction endonuclease subunit S, translating to MSKVRLLASSSVSANTNINQKSLEKLIILIPTLDEQKKIAEILSSVD from the coding sequence ATATCTAAGGTAAGGCTTTTAGCTAGTAGCTCAGTTAGTGCGAATACTAACATTAATCAAAAAAGTCTTGAAAAACTTATTATTCTCATTCCTACTCTTGATGAACAAAAGAAAATTGCTGAGATTTTGAGTAGTGTGGATTAG